The segment gcatgttgtgtaataatgtttttctgtgactctagaaaaatggcatgggcttattcaggcagaggacagtgaaagtgcttgtggaactagggagggggtagtgaataggctaatgcttgtatAACTTGGATGATtccatgcatttttattatccatccatccattttccaaaccgcttaatccctcatggggtcgcgggggttgctggtgcctatctccagcgttcactgggcgagaggcggggtacaccctggacaggtcgccagtctgggcaacacagagagacaaacaagacatacaaccattcacacctaaggacaatttagagagaccaattaacctaacagtcatgtttttggactgtgggactTTGCACAGTCCCACAGTCGACCCaagggtgtactcgaacccaggaccttcttgctgcaaggcaacagcgctacccactgcgccactgtgcagcccgcatttttattaagaaacaacaatttctccacagtttttggtttcaaatgatttctcttttttgacactacttctccagcctttaaaaagacacgctcacatggcacaaatgatgccggggtgcataaataaataagtgcaagttcgtacagattggggtacggtgaccgatgattagcccagtactccaGGGGGTTCTCCAGCCTGCTTATGTTTGCCTCTGACAGGTAGCGCTGGACCTCTACGGTGGCATCTGCTGACACATTTTGAGTCCTCTTTGCCTCCATGACATTAGTGTCCAATCTTTGCCAAAGTTTGCTACCTAAATGGAAACCACAGGTCATGTTTGTAAGTGCTGTAATAGGAATAAGTAATCtcaaaatgtaatataaaaGATTACCTCCAGTGAATTCTTGAGAGGTAGAAGCCTGGGGAATCTCGTGAGTGTTCTCTTCTGTGTTCCGTCGGATGACGGTGGCACACTCTGAAGTCAAGCGCTTcactgctgcagcagcttttgtGTTGCTGAAAAATGCTATAAGTTTAAATCGTGGGTCCAGGAGTGTAGCCAGCGACAAGATGCTCATTGACTGGAGCATGTGCAGTTTCTCCCTGAGCTGTCTGATGAGCTGCTCTCCTATTTCCACTGCTACTGCAGGTGCCGACTTGGTGTCTTCCACCTGAAGGGCTGACTCTATTATCTTCAGGAGGGGGATAACTTTTAATGCCAACACGTGTTCTTCTGCAGAGAGCTCTGTGGTGGCGTCATAGAAAGGAGAGAGTAAAGAAAGGCATGCTACAACAATGTCAAACTCACTGGCAGTGAAAAAGGGAATGTCAGTGTGTAATCCAGCTAATGCCGCTCCTACTGGCTCCCTCAACTCCACCAGACGTTGCAGCATCAAGTAGGTGCTGTTCCATCTTGTTTCCACCTCCTGCATCACCTTGGTTGCTTGCATGCCCAGCTGAAGCTGCACTTGTGTAAGCTTCTCCTTTAAAGATACAGAAGAGTAGGCCATTAAGTCACTGCAGTAGGAGTACAGACAAACTATTAACATTATATAttggaataaaagaaaagagcatACCTTAGCAGTGGTGCTGCTTCTAAAGTAGCCAACCAGCTTCCTTGCTTTGGCCCGGAGGCCAGAGGGTGCTGGTCAAGCGCCCTCTTCACAACAAGATTGAGGGTGTGAGCAACACAAATGTGGTGGCGAAGCTTCAGCTCTGTCACGCATGCCACCATATTAGGAGCACCATCGGTGACCATGCATGTCACCTTGCCTGAGATTCCCCATTCCTCCATCAGGGAGGCTTTCACACAAGCAATATTTTCAGCAGTGTGAGACTGGGGGAATGCCTGTACTCCCAATAACACCGAGCTCAGCTTTTCGTTCTCCTCCACAAAGTGGCATGTCACTGCCAGGTAGGCATCCATGTTGATGGATGTCCACATATCTGATGTAAGGCTAACAGCAGCCACCTTCTCTACTTTAGCCTTAGCGTGCTCCTTAGCAGACTCATATTTGGCCTCCACCATGGCCTTCAGAGCCTAAaggaagaaatatatatatatattgctgaaTTGTGACACATACAATAATGTAGTCATTTGTTTCATGTATGGACCCACACATACCTGCCTTGTAGGGAGAACATAATTGGGATCCAGCTTAGACACAAATGTCCTGAATCCAACGTCATCCACAATAGTGAAAGGCTGGGTATCCTTCACTATCATGGAGACTCGAGCTtcatccagctcttgttttctggTGGCTGGTTAAAAGGGAACAAATACAGTGTTACCTGTCCTTATTTGCACAACAAGCAAACATCAGCATGCAAAAATTGTGatagtccgtccgtccgtccgttgtcttccgcttatccggggtcgggtcgcgggggtagcagcttcagtagggaggcccagacgtccctctccccagccacttgggccagctcctcaggaggaatcccaaggcgttcccaggccagccgggagacatagtccctccagcgtgtcctgggtcttcccctgggtctcctcccggtgggacgtgcccggaacacctcaccagggaggcgtccaggaggcatcctgaccagatgcccgagccacctcaactggctcctctcgacgtctCGAAATTGTGATAGTGTGTTTGTAATATAGTAATGAAATACCTTGGCTGGTGAAGCTCCAGTTTCCTCCCTATTCTCATGCAAGGCACGGTAGTGCTTTAGCATGGATGAGGTGTTATTAGTGTACCCTAACTCCTTGGAGCACAATAAACACCTCACctttacagaaaataagaaacagtgaaaaatacaGTTCCTCATAAGCAAACCTAATGCATCTGCAAATGTTCAGTTCTCCTTACCTTGTAAGGGCTTATCAAATCGAAATGTTCCCACATAGGGGAAATCCTCCTCTTTCTCGCCGGCTCCATCCTACTCCTATCCTGTCCTCGCACTCCTAAATCTCCTATTTATCTATcactctcctaaactctccaaacaccaaactaactgtctcaaactaaataaccactatccaaactctgctatcaaAACTGTATCcactctcaactgaccgcaactcccctacaacaacccacattttgaatggagcatGTGGGGTTTTTAAAGCTGTCAAACCCCGCGCCAAAATCTGAGCCATTTTCCGAAGCAGTcgcgtggtacagccgggcagcgaggcttcggacgtcatcgttttcggctcctcccctaaattaagcaagcttcgatacgcgcattacggaaacgccccc is part of the Fundulus heteroclitus isolate FHET01 chromosome 13, MU-UCD_Fhet_4.1, whole genome shotgun sequence genome and harbors:
- the LOC118565519 gene encoding zinc finger BED domain-containing protein 1-like; this translates as MIVKDTQPFTIVDDVGFRTFVSKLDPNYVLPTRQALKAMVEAKYESAKEHAKAKVEKVAAVSLTSDMWTSINMDAYLAVTCHFVEENEKLSSVLLGVQAFPQSHTAENIACVKASLMEEWGISGKVTCMVTDGAPNMVACVTELKLRHHICVAHTLNLVVKRALDQHPLASGPKQGSWLATLEAAPLLRRSLHKCSFSWACKQPR